A stretch of DNA from Micromonospora sp. NBC_01813:
CCTGATCGGTGGTCCCGGCGGCGCAGTAGATCGGGCCCCGGACAGCAGCGATGGCGCCGCCGACGATCTTCCCGGAGCTGTCCCGGAAGATGCTGCTCACCCCTCGGCTGACCAGACCCTGGCAGTAGGGCGACGTCATCTGCCAGTTGACGCGACCGCTCCAGTTCACGCCCTCCCGGTCAGACATCCTGATGCTGTCGTGCTGCGTCTCGATGGCGACTCTCGGCGCGTCGTCGGCAGCTACCCAGGTGGTGGTGTCGAAGTGGGTGGTCACCTGCGTGGCTTCGGTGACCGTCTTGCCGTCGTCGAGGTAGCTGCCCGTGCCGACGCCGACCTGGGTGCCGGGCAGGATCAGCGGTACCTCTAGGACGAGCGTCTCGCTGGTGGAGACGGCAGCCCCGCTCTCGTCGGTTACCTCGAACCGGATCAGGGTGCGGTAGGCGGCGTACTCGCTGGTGTTTTCGACCATGACGCCGACGCTCGCGGTGTGGAGCGACCCCGCGCCGGACGGGACGAGCGACACGCCGGACTCGACTACGCGCAGGCCGCCGCCGTCCGGGGCGGACTCGCCGGAGCCGGCAGTGCCGGGCAGCGGCTGATCCGGTGCCTCGACGCAGGAGGCGCTCGGGTCAGGTGCCGGCTCGTTCCTGCCGATCGGTGCACAGGCCGTAGTAGTGCCGGCTATAAGGGTGGCGACCAGGAAAGCGATCAGCGCCACTGGGGTGAGCGCATGGTGTCGCCCCAACTGGCGCCGTTGCGGTGATCGGCGGTCAGGTTCACTCGATGCGGTCAAGGTCGGGCATCCCTACGGTGGGTTGGGCAGACTGCGGCGGTCACGCCAATGTACTACCTGGACACAATGAGTGAAGGCGTGCCGTCGTGGGCTGTCGCGGCTGCATGTTGAGAACTCGCGAGTGGAGGGCTGGGGTACGTAATTCTTGCGGAATTAGGTGTCTCAGCCCTCCACTCGATGCGATCAGCTGGAACGATCGGCGATCGCCTGCCGGACGGTTTGGGTAAGTTGCGCGGTTCGCCGGAGTACGTCGTCGGCCGTGAAGCGCAGCGCCAACCAGCCGGCGGCGTGCAGGGCGTTGAAGCGGTGCACGTCCTTGCGGAAGGTGGCCTGTTCCCGGTGGTGGTCGCCTTCGTACTCGATGGCGATGCGCCACTGCGGGTACGCCAGGTCGACTCTGGCGATGAACTTGCGTTGGACGCGGATCTCGTACTGCGGCGTGGGCTTCGGCAGGCCGGCGTCGTGCAGCAGGAGGCGGAGCCGGCTCTCCATCGGCGAGGCGCTCAACGGATCGGCGAGGCTCAGCAGTTCGCGGAGTTGATTTACGTGACGCCGCCCGGGGTGGGCGTCGACGTACGCCGCGAGTTGGGCCTTTGTGCAGGTCCGGCGGCGCAGGAACGCGTCAAGGGTGATGAGCGCGTCGGCGCGGGGCAGCCTGCGCCCCAGGTCGTAGGCGGTACGGACCCCACTGGTAACAGGCATCCCGAACAGGGGCGTGACGTCATGCTTGTGGTCGAGAGCCAGCTTGGCGTACCGGATCCGGGGGTGCGGGTCGGGCCGGGCGATGCTCGGGACAGCGACGTGCACGGGCGCTGTCGCCCTGCCCCGTTGTGGCAGCAGGTCGACGCCCCAGAGGTAGGCGGCGCTGAGGCCGTAGATGGCCGCGCCGGTTGGCAGGCGGGTGGCGACTGCCCGGCACCACATCCGGTGGTCGTCGGGGTGGTACGAGTCAACGTGGATGTAGACGTCGTGGAGGAGTCGGCACCAGGTCCGGCCGGTGAGCATCCGCTTGGTGATCAAGCCGGCGGCGACTGCCCGACTGCCGGAGAAGGGTTCCACGGTCAACTCGCGGGGCACCTTGACGGGGCGGGCCATCGGAGGAGCTTGCCTTTGCCCCCAGTCGCCTGCTGCCCCAACCGCAGGTTGGGTCGCCGATCTGACTGCAGGACCCCGAGGGCGGACCGGGCTTCCAGGGCGCACCAGGGCGGGCACCCAAGGGGATGCCCGCCCGGACTATGCGCTCACCAAACCTTGACGACCCCCCAGTGGCAGGGGTTGATGTTGAAGAGTCCGCCCGCATCCAGGGGGTGGGTAGTGATGTATTTGTTGTTGTTCGCTAGGTCGTAATAGGCGATGTCGACCGCGCGGTCGATCGGCGTCGAGAATCTGGTGATGATGTGCGACGCATTGCCCGTCGCCGTATATCCCGGATAGAGGATGTTGCTGCTGCTGTTGTTGTAGAAGTAGCCGACGATCGAACGGTCCCTGCTGGACGCATGGTTGGTAATTTTGCCGTGGCAGGCCGCCGCGCTGGCTGGCGCGGCCGCGACGACGACAGTCGGCACGGAGATGAGGGCGGCGAGCAGAGTCAGCACGACTCCGCGCCGCGCGATGCTGAAACGAGTCATTCGGTGTTTCTCCTGTCCTTTGTCCGCTGTTGCCCGAATCGTATTGGCGCATCGGGGCAGCGTCGGCGCCCTGGCAGGAAGCGGCCAGCTGTCGTTCATGCGAGGTGTGCTCGCTCAGGAAACGGTGACCACTGCGGCGACTGCTTCGGTGAGGGTGGTGGCTGTCGCGATCACTTTGGTGCGGTGTGGGCCGTTGGGGAGGTGGATTTCGCAGTGGTGTGGGGTGAGGAGGGCGGTGACGGCGAGTCCGGGGTGGTGGGCGGCGAGGGTGGTGAGTGCGGGTACGGGGTCGTCGCCCTGGCCGTCGTCGTTGTCGGGGTTGGGGTGGTGTGGTGCGGGGATGGGGATCGTCGGGTCGGTGGGTACGGCGTGGTCGCTGGCGTTGCGGATGTATTCGAGGGCGTGGGCGATGGCTTTGGGGAGGCTGGGGTGGTGTGCGCCGGGGTTCCAGCGGCCGAGGTGGCCGGTGAGGTGGGGTGGGGCGAAGCAGACGCCCCAGCGCAGGCCTTGGACCTGGTGTGGGTTGCCGGCGTTGCGGCTGTAATCGGCGAGGCTGATGACGGCGGCGAGGCCGAGCCGATGGGCGAGGGTGACCACTGTGGCCAGTGGTGGGACTTGTGGTGGGGTGGCGTGGAGGAGGATGCGGCCGCCGGGGTGTCCGTTGGTGACGGCTTCGAGGTAGGCGGTGACGGGGTCGGTGTCGGGTTGGTGGATGGTGGCGTAGCCGTGGAGGAGTTCGTGGTCGCGGAGGAACATCAGTTGGCCGTCGAGGGTGGCGAGTTCGGTGGGGTCGAGGCCGAGCGCGGTCAGCTGGTGGGTGAGTTGGTATTCGGGTGGGAGTTGGTGCAGCGGTTTGCCGCCCGGGTGGGTGCCGATGGGGGGTGCGGCTTCGGGCTGGCCGTTCAACGGTGGCCAGTTGAGGTGGCGGACCCGGCGGCGGCCGGCGGAGATGGTGACGGTCGCACCGTGGTAGATGCGGTGGCTGCCGGCGCAGGTGCGGCAGCCGCCGATGCGGTCGCAGTCGCAGTCCTCCCAGTGGGGCAGGTGGGTGCAGTCGGGGCAGGGCAGGTACGGGATCGGCGGCCCCTGCCACGACGGTGGGGGCGGTTGCCAGGAGCGGGCCAGTCGTTCGCCGCGCCCGTCCCTGGTTTTGACGCCGGTGGGGCGCAGGGTGGTGTGCCACCAGCGGCCGTCGCGCCAGATGGCGTGCGCGCCGGGGGTCGGTGCGCCGGTGAGCAGCGCGGTGCAGTCGGCGACGATGCGGCGTTCGAGTTGGTCGGCGTCGACCGGGGGTGGTCCGAGGGGGATGCCGTTGGTTGGGCGTGGGGTGACGTGGTGGGCGGGGGCGTGTTGGCTGCGGTCGATCAGCTCGAAGCAGGCCCGGCCGGTGTCGACGCGGGTGGCGGCGTCGGTGAACGTGTTGTAGCGGCCGGTGCTGGCGGGGACGGGGCTGCCGGGGAGTTCGTAGCGGATGTCCCAGTGGAAGTGGTCGCTGTCGGGGGCGGATGAGCTGCGGCGGGCTTCGATGACGAGGTCGAGGCAGAGGAGTTCGGCGGTGTCGCAGAGTTCGCCGAGCCGTTGGGTGGGGTCGGCGGGTGGTGGGGGTGTGGTGTGGCCGTACCAGATGCGCCAGGGGTCGTAGCCTTCGGCTGCGATCGGCCCGGCTTCGAGGGCGTGGCGTTGGTGGGCGGGCAGGTCGGGTTGCCAGCCGGCGGGGAGTTCGGTCCAGGGGGTGTAGATGGGTTCGCCGGGGAGTTCCGGGTCGTAGAGGTGCGCGGCGCCGGCCTGTGCGGCGAGGTCGGCGACGACGGGTGCCAGGTCGAGGCACCAGGCCCGGTCATCGTCGGTACGGGTGGGGGTGACCGCGCCGGGGACGATGGTGGCCGACGCGACGGCTGCGGTGTCGAGGTTGGCGACGGTGAGGACGAACTGGGCGCGCCGTTTCCCGGCCCCGTCGCAGCGCGCGCAGGTGGTGGTGGGGTTGGCGTCGCAGCGGGGGCAGCTGACGACGGTGACCGTGTGGTGTGGGGTCGGCTGGTGGGTCACGGCTGCCCCGCGTACCGGGTGGCGGCGGCGCTGGTGGTGGTGCCGACCCAGGTGGGCAGGTTGAGGGTGGTTTGGGCGGCGAGGGCTTGGGTGGTCTGCCAGCGGCGGAGGGCGTCTTTGATGCGGTCGTTCTGTTCGATGGTGCGGTCGAGTTCGGCGTAGAGGATGCCGAGGTCGTGGGCGACGCGGTCGAGGAAGGCGGCGACGTCGGCGGGGTCCAGGCCGCGGCCGCGCGCCCGGCGGGGCAGGGTGGGGAAGTGGTGGGCGCGGATCTGCCAGGGCCGGATCGGCCGGTACGCGGTGGGTCGCTGGTTGCGGGCGCGGCCGTCGGGTAGCCGGTAGACGCCGCTGCCGTTGGGCCAGTCGCGCGGCGGTGTGGCGGCCATTGTGCGGCGTTGCCAGCGCAGTCGCCAGCGTCGCCAAAGTTCTCGCATCACGGGTTCCTCCCCTTGCTGGTGTGGTCTGACTCGCCTGGTGGTGGTGCGGGTCGTGTGCCGGTGCCGGGTGTACGGGTGGATGGGGTGGCCCCGCCGCTTGCCGTTGCCGGCGGGGCCACCCCTGCCGCCAATCGCCGCAGCCTTCCTTGGCGGTACGGCGACCAGGGCAAACCTTCGGGGCCGGGACGCCCAACGGCATGACTCGCTGACCGCCCCGACCGGGTGGATCCACTCAGCGCCGACCGAGTAGTTCCGCCTAGAACCTACGTTACTGGGTACCCTGGCGCTACCCCGTAACGCTGGTTTCTTTGCCTATCGTCACCGAACCTCATCGACTAGGCGGTGGGTGGAGGCGTCTGACGCAGGCTGCATGCTGGCGCTAAGGCGGCCTGCGTTACCCAGTAACGATTCAGTACCCCGTAACGCATGTTCTCCCCGGCGTGTGGTTTCTTGGACTTGCCGACCGAGGGAGTGCCGATGGCTACGCCGCTCTACCAGCAGATCGCCGACGACATAGCGGAGCAGATCCGCGCCGGGGTACTCAAGCCGGGTGACCGCCTGCCGTCGACCCGGCAGCTGATGGCGAACTATGACGTGAGCGAGACCGTCATCCGCTTCGTGATGATCCAGCTCAAGGCGCAGAGTCTCGTCTACGGACAGCCCGGACGTGGCGTCTACGTTCGTGACCCAGCCGATGGCGACGAAAGCCCGCGCAAGCACGTGTCGCTACGGCCTGTCGAGGATCCCAAGCCGGAGCAGTGAGCTTGTTTGGTGACTTGCCGCCGAGCACCGCTTGAGCCGCATCCGGCCACGGACTCGTCTGTCCCAATCGCCTGTGGACCCTCATGTGTGGCTCGGTCGACGTTGTGTCAGAATCCAACCTCGTTCAGTCATCGGAGGTGGCGTGGGTGTCAACGTGGACGGCAGAGTTCAGGCTGAGCATCACCAAGGCGTTGGCTGACCAACTGGAAGCGACTCTGCGGCCGCTCACCCCCGCCACGCTGGACAAGGATCACCTGAAGCGAGTCCAGCCCCGTCCCGGCGTCTACTGCTTGTTCCATCAGGGCGAACGGGTGTATGTCGGCAAGGCCGCCAAGTCGTTGCAGGAGCGACTTAACCAGCACCAGCGGAAGGTGACCGGCCGCGCCGGGCTCGATCCGGCGGACATCCGTTTCGTGTGTGTCTACGTCGACGAGGACCTCGACGCCGCCGCGCCCGAAAAGCTCCTGATCAAGAACTATCGGACGCACGCCAGCATCCCCTGGAACACGAACGGCTTCGGCAACAACGATCCTGGGCGTAACCGGGACGGCAGTAAGGTCAGGAGCGGGCACTTTGACGCCCTATATCCGATCGACCTGGACTTCAGCATCCGATGCGCTGAAGGCGTTATGTCAGTCGAGGCGCTGCTTGAGCAGGCGAAAACTGCCCTCCCTTTCCGGATCCGCTGTGACAGCGGCGGTGCTGCGAAGGCCGTCTACCAGGCGAGCAACGTCCGCTTGGGCGACGAGGAGCTGACTGTGCGAGCTTGGGCCGCCAGGCTGGTCGCCGCTCTGCCGGAGGGCTGGCAGCTCACGGCGCTTCCGGGCTACCTCATCCTGTATCGCGAGGAGCGCCGTTACGAAAGCGCACTGGGATGGTGGCGTCGCAGCGCCGATAGATCGGCGCAGTTCACGCAGGGTCCGATGAACTTTGCTGCCGGACCTGCCGAGGATGACCCGGCTGAACCGAGCGATCTCGACTAGGGCCCGTAGTGTCAGGCTGACTGGCGCGTCGTTGCCAGCTGGCGGATCGCTTCCGCTACTCGCTCGGCTGCCTCCGCTGGGTCCTCGTGTTCCCAGAAGCGAATCACCGTCCAGCCAGCCTCGGCAAGGATCCGGTCAGTTTCTCGATCGCGTACCCGGTTGCCCTCGAACTTCTCCCGCCAGAACTGCGCGTTCCGTTGTGATGGCCGGTGGTGATCGGGGCAACTGTGCCAGAAGCAGCCGTCGATGAACACGGCGATGCGGAGCCGTGGAAACGCGATGTCGGCAGTGCGGCGGACCGATGGGACAGGCCGGAAGTTGACGCGGTACCGCAGGCCAGCCTTGTGGAGGAGCGACCGAACCTTCCGCTCCGGGCGGGTGTCACGTCCCTTGTTAGCCCGCATGATCGTCTGGACGGCTGGGCTCGACGCCCAGGACGTGTCGCTGGCGGGCTCCTTCACCGCCAGCAGCTCACGCGACCAGGCGAGTCGCCAACCTTCGGCGAGGTTTTCCGCCCTGGTGGCGTGACTGACCTCGCCCAGGTAGCGGGCAGGAGACTTGCCGCGGTCGGACCAACGGAGATAGGCGCGGATGCGCCTGGACTTGGGCAACAACTTGAGCTCCACCGACGCGCGGGCCCGGCGCCCATCGCCAAGATCCACCCATCGCCGGTCGTGGCCGCCGGCGGCACGGTCCTGCTCGGCGACGACCGACTGCCGACTCCGACCCTTTCGGCCCTTCCACGCACGTGCGCTCGGAAGCTTGTCTGCCCAACGATGTTCTGACTGTTGAAGACCCTCGGTCATGGCTGCTGGTTGGCCTCGTCAAGCGCTTCGGCGATCTTGCGGGCGAAGAACTCGCCGAGAACCACGGGGACAGCGTTGCCGAGCTGCCGCATCTGCTCACCACGCGGCCCGGCGAGCTTCCAGTCATCGGGGAACGTCATCACCCGAGCCGTCTCCCGTACGGTCATGTATCGGTGTCGGTAGGCGTCCGACAACGGGTCGAGATCGTCCGTGAGCATGACGGACTCCCCGCCGGGGACGCCGTGCACGCCAGCCTTGACGGTCTTTGCCGGCCGGTCCAGCTCGTTCGGGGTGTGGCCCGCGTAGATCCGGGCACCTGGCCAGCCGATGTGATTGGTGAACCCGCCAAGCAGATGCTCCTGGCGGTCGAGTCGATCCCACGGCACGGGCGGCAGGGGCCGCTGATCGTCGTCGCCAGCGATCGCGTCGCGCAACGTGCGCCAGGGAAGGGTGTCGTCGGCGATCGTGGTCGCGCCGGACAGCCGTGACATGACCCGGCGACGGACGTGGCCGGGCACACCTGGGTGTCGATCCCAGTAGGTCCCGTCCAGCATCGTCCGCGCCAGGGCTGACTCAGAGTGCGTCGGGCTGACTGACTGCTCGAAGCGGTCGAGGTCGACACCGAGATCGGACCTAAAAGCCACCATGATGATCCTGTTGCGGATCTGTGGCACTCCGTAATCCGCGGCGTTCACCGGAAAGGTCCGGACCTGGTAGCGCTGCTTCGGGTCGGATGGCGTCTCGTCGAGTCTGCGACGGAGGATCTCGTCGTGCTCCTGCCAGGACGCTGCCTCGTCACGCTCCTCGAACGGGAGCTGCAGCTCCCGTTCGATGTAGTCGAAGTAGGGACGGAACGACTGCCGGAGCAGACCTCGCACGTTCTCGCAGATCACGGCCTTGGGTTGGATCTCCCGGACCGCGCGGAACATCTCCGGGAACATATTGCGCTTGTCCTCATCGCCCTTGGCCACGCCGCCGAGGCTGAATGGCTGGCAGGGAGGGCCTCCGGCGATGAGGTCTACACGGTCCCATAGATAGCTGAAGTCAACCTGCCGCACATCCCCCTCAACCAGGGGCCAGCGATCGCCGTGCGTCGGGATCCACTCATCCTCGCCACGCGTGGCGGCGGCGTTGGTCTTCAGAGTGTCACAGGCATACCTGACGATTTCGTTGACCAGGAGCGGCCGGAAACCCGCTTGGTGGACGGCCATCGCCAAGCCACCCCCGCCGGCGAAGAGTTCAACCGATGTGCGGCCTCTTAGCGGGTCTCCTAGCAGATCAGACATGCGCAAACTATACCGCGGAGTTGTAGATCTTGGAAGCGACCACGCCGCCGAACCTGGTCCCCGGCCGACTTCGACAGTGAGTGGCCATGCCCACGGTCGAGAGCCGCCGCAGGTGTGGTTGGGTAACGGGAACTCGAGGGAGAGGCGATGGCGACCTGGCAGTTCGGTCCGTTCGACAACGACGAGGCAGTTGAGTGGTGTGCTGCACTAGAAGCCACCGAACCCGACCTACGTGCTGAACTGGTGCGGGCAACGCTCGCGATGGCGTCGTCGTCCGCGGGCACTCTGACCGGTGATGAGGCCGCTCGGGCCGTCGCGGCGGCTGCCGTGGTCCTTCAGATGGTCACGGGCAGACCTGTCTCGAAGTCGGCCTACAGCCCTCAACTCGTTGGAGAAGACGTCCAAGTCGGTCCGGAAGTGCGGCATTTGGCGGTACGGGCACTCGACGTCGTACTAGCTGTCGGGTCCGTGTGGCGCCAACTGTGGCACGACGACGTCGAAGAAGACGAGGCGATCGCTGTCGTTGAGACACTTCGGCGTGCCCTCCTCTCTTCGGGGCGCCATCCAGCATGAGCTAGTGGGACTCGCCCGCAGGGATCAGCCAGCACGGCGGCGAAGCGTCGCTGTAGGGCTGTAGTCAGGTCCCGGTAGCCTCGTACCGTCGGCGTGTAACTCCGAGGTCCCGAACCGCGCCGACGCTCGCCAGGACGCTTGCCTGACGGCGGCTCGGGCGTCCAAAGGCGTTGGACCCTTGCTTGAAGGAGACTACGATTACCAGGCACGAAGTGGATGTCCAGCCTCATGGGCGAATTCTTACGGTTCTGGGAGATATCGAACTATCGCAGTGGCAATGCCTCGCGGAACTCATTGACAACGCTTTCGATGACTTTCTCTCGGACGAAAGTTCGGCAGACGGGGACATGCGTCCAACCGTGAGCGTCACACTCCCATCGAGGGCCAGCGACGCCAAGACCGCCGAAGTCTGGGTGCAGGACAACGGCCGCGGTATGACACTTAATACCTTGGAGAATGCTGTCCGGGCTGGCTGGACTAGCAACGCCCGGTACGGCTCGCTCGGTCTCTACGGCGTAGGATTCAATATCGCAACCGCGCGTTTGGGGCGCGTCACCACGATCAAGACAACCCGCAGTGGCGATCCATCGTGGACGGTGTTGACACTCGATCTGGTTAAGCTGGCGCGTGGTGAGAGTTACATGGTTCCGGTACGCTTCGAGCCGAAGGATCACCCTGACGAGCATGGGACGCGAATTGTCATTAGTAGCCTAAAGAATGATCAATGGCAAACGCTTTCTCGCCAGGCAAATAAGATTCGCGAGCAGCTCGGCGATGTCTACAGCTATCTGCTGCGAGAGCGAAACTTTCTGATCACGGTGAATGGAAGACGCGTCCAGCCACGTCTTCCCTGTCTATGGGATGCATCGCGTTTCGTCACAAGGAGCGGTGAAGAGGTCAAGGCGGTCTTGGAGATTGATCAATCGCTGACCCCCATGAACGCCTGCCTTGACTGCGGCTGGTGGAACCCGGTTGATGTGCAGCGATGCGGTGACTGCGATAGCGGGCGCCTCCATGAAACCATCCGTCGAATATGGGGCTGGATTGGTGTTCAGCGCTACTTCCACAAGAACGATTATGGTATCGACTTCCTGCGTAATGGTCGGAAGATTCTTATCCGAGATAAACGCCTTTTTTACTGGGAAGATCCGGACGGGCTGGATGGGCCGGAGTTGGAGTACCCGATCGATTCGCAGCGACCCAAAGGGCGCTTTGTGGGTGAGATACACTGTGATCATGTCCCGGTCATCTATCAGAAGACCGCATTCGAGTACGATACCCCTGAATGGCGAACGGTTGTCCGCACCATCCGGGGTGATAGTCCTCTGCGCGAGAAGATTGCGCAACGGCTTGGTAGACCAATCAATATAAGTCCTTTGGCTAAGCTCTTTGCCGGATACCGCCGTGAGGACGCTGGCCTGCGATACCTCGTTCCCGGTGATGGGAAGCAAGCACTCCATGATAAGGCGATCGAGTGGGCCGCCAGTTTTCGTGCTGGTGACCCCGAATACCAGTCCGATGACGTCTGGCATGAGGCGGCCTATCGCCACGATCACCCGATGATAGTCGAGCCTGAGGGTGAAGCTGATGTCTTCGCAGAGATGGGACTCGATGAGAGTGGTGCGTCCCAATCTGAATCCAGAGATCCGTCGCCATCCGACTCCGATGACTCGAAAGGGAGGAGTGCCCCAGTATCCAGCCAGGTTCCGGAACCTCCTGTCAAGCACGTCGAGACCTTCGATCAACGTCTCGACCGCTATCGGAAGGGCGCCGAGTCGATCATCGATCTGGCCGGGCGCTACGAGGCGACTGGTCTTGGCAATGTCGAGCTAACTGTTTGGGCGGTCCATGGGAAACCAATACATGATCCGTCGGGTCAGGAAGTTCCGATATTTACGCACATGATTCGTCCGCCAAAGGCTGAAGCTTTCGTTAACGTGACACACCCGCTCTTTACCGAGTATGGTGTCGATGTACGAGAACTTGCTATGGTCGATCTAGCCGAGTTTATGCGAGTCCGTGGAACCGCAGCTGGGCAGGTGCCAAAACCTTTGTCGTCGGTCCTGGTGGACATTAAGAGAAGGTCGAGCGACCAAAAGGTGACCGCTGATGCGCTGATTGCGCGGGCGTCGCGACTTCTTGACCGTATTCGTGAGGCTATGCAACGCGAGGTCAAGGGAGCGCCAACTGGGTATTGGGAGGTGGTTCTAGAAACCCAGAGGGCTGGCGCGCAGCGGAGGTTTGCGATCGAAGGCGGCGATTCGACCTGGGACTCCGCGATCGATTCCGGAGACTTTGTTTTGTTTCTTCCGGCAAGTGCGATTGTGCGCTTGCTGGAGCGATACCCGGATGCCTTCCTGGATGGCAAGGTATTTCGTCAACCCTACGTCAGCCTCTCTGACGAAAGTTCACGCGCGCTGGTGCTGTCTCGGCTGGCTGGTTTTGTCGGGGAACTTGCGTTGATGGAGGAGCATCGCCCCAGGTTGAGCATCGAAGAGCTGCATCGTATACGACTTGCCTGCCAACTTGTAGAGCGCGACCTCACCGACACTGATTGAATGATGGCTATGTCTAGTGGATTCTTGGACCCACTGTTCCTACGTGACGTCGGTCCAAACCAATTCCCACGTCAAGTGGAGCGCTTGCTGTGGCACATTGGTTTTGATGCAGTGGCGAACATTGATGGCCCAGGAGATGAAGGTGGCGATCTGCTAGGGCGAATCAAAGACCAGCAATGGGTGCTCCAATGCAAGTGGAAGCGCCAAGGCGCGGTCGGTGCGGCAGCGGTTGATGAAGTCGCGAGGGCGCGTGATGTCTACCGTGGGACCCGTGCGGCCGTGGTGACTAACACTAGACACAGCGCAGAGGCGGTCCGGCGCACCGATCAGCTTGCACTGCTCGCCTCTCGGATACAGTTGTGGCATGGTCAGACCCTGAGCCGCGCCTTCGACCAGGCCGCAGAGCGCTTCGGGCAGCTCGACCTTCGCCCCTATCAAGTCGAAGCCCGCGATCGGCTGATTGAATATCTCGACGAGACCGGCCGAGCCCTTCTTGTCCTAGCGACTGGTTTGGGTAAGACGGTGGTCAGCGGCGAGGTCGTCGATAATCATCTGCGACGGTTTCCCACCGAGAACGTTCTTGTGGTAGCCCACACAAAGGATCTTGTCGAGCAGCTGGAGAGGGCGCTGTGGAGGCACCTTTCTAAGACGGTTAAAACACGCCTACTCACTGGTGATGAGCGTCCTGATGACCTTAGTGGGATAACCTTCGCTACGCTGGGAAGTGCCTTACGCGCAGTGCGTCGTGGCTATCACCCAGGGCTCGTGGTAGTAGACGAGGCACACCATGTGGGAGAGACGGGGCAATACGGTGACCTGCTCGAGAGGCTCGACAGGGCTCGACATCTCGGCGTGACCGCGACGCCCTGGCGTGGAGACGAGTACGATATTACCGATCGTTTCGGGCCGCCTTGTTTCAGTCTTGGCATTGAGGTTGGGATGCGCCGTGGATACCTGGCGCAGGTCGACTACCGGCTTTTCGTCGACAATGTCGATTGGGATGTGGTTCGAGCGGCCAGCGAGCATGCCTACAGCCTTGCTGAACTGAATTCGCGACTCTTCCTACTTCAACGCGATGAGGCAATTCGCGATGAACTAGCAGCGGCGTGGGCCACGACGCGCAAGCCGCGCGCGTTGGTCTTCTGCCGTACAGTTGAACATGCTGAACGCATGGCGCACCTGCTCCGGCGTAATCCACTTTGGTCCACAGCTCTTGCCATACATGCGAGGCTGTCGAAGCGCGAGCGGCAGACCCGACTCCTGGCGTTCAGAACTGGCGAGGTACCAATTCTCACTTCAGTCGACATCCTGAACGAGGGCGTTGACGTCCCAGACGTCAATATTCTCTGCTTCGCACGCGTTACGCACAGTCGGCGAATTTTCGTGCAGCAACTCGGTCGCGGGCTGCGTCTGCGTGACGGCAAGGAACGGGTCTTGGTTCTCGACTTTATTAGCGACCTGCGCCGAATAGCTGCTGCGCTGAGTATAAAGCGGACACTGGAGGCTGACGGAGAGGTCGAGGTTCTCGCCGATGTACCCAACTCCAGCATCACCTTTTCGGATCAGCGAGTCGGGTCCTTGATGAACGAGTGGATCAAGGATGCCGCCGACCTCGAGACGGCGTATGATGAGGCTCGGCTTCAGTTTCCCGACCCACACTCTAGATCCGATTGGTGAATCTTGTCCGAGTTGCCAGAATCTATCCGCGCCCAAGTTGTCGTTGAGCTCTACCAACAGGCCGATGAGCTTGATTGGGACTTGTTATCCTTATCCGAGAAGACAAAGCAGTACCAAAAATGGATTGATGATCCAGCTGTTGGTGGTGTGCTCACCCGATTCTTGGAGCCTGGTAGGGCGCGCGTCTGGATCAAAGATGGGCCGATGAAGGAATTTG
This window harbors:
- a CDS encoding Eco29kI family restriction endonuclease, translating into MSTWTAEFRLSITKALADQLEATLRPLTPATLDKDHLKRVQPRPGVYCLFHQGERVYVGKAAKSLQERLNQHQRKVTGRAGLDPADIRFVCVYVDEDLDAAAPEKLLIKNYRTHASIPWNTNGFGNNDPGRNRDGSKVRSGHFDALYPIDLDFSIRCAEGVMSVEALLEQAKTALPFRIRCDSGGAAKAVYQASNVRLGDEELTVRAWAARLVAALPEGWQLTALPGYLILYREERRYESALGWWRRSADRSAQFTQGPMNFAAGPAEDDPAEPSDLD
- a CDS encoding DUF4259 domain-containing protein; its protein translation is MATWQFGPFDNDEAVEWCAALEATEPDLRAELVRATLAMASSSAGTLTGDEAARAVAAAAVVLQMVTGRPVSKSAYSPQLVGEDVQVGPEVRHLAVRALDVVLAVGSVWRQLWHDDVEEDEAIAVVETLRRALLSSGRHPA
- a CDS encoding DNA cytosine methyltransferase yields the protein MSDLLGDPLRGRTSVELFAGGGGLAMAVHQAGFRPLLVNEIVRYACDTLKTNAAATRGEDEWIPTHGDRWPLVEGDVRQVDFSYLWDRVDLIAGGPPCQPFSLGGVAKGDEDKRNMFPEMFRAVREIQPKAVICENVRGLLRQSFRPYFDYIERELQLPFEERDEAASWQEHDEILRRRLDETPSDPKQRYQVRTFPVNAADYGVPQIRNRIIMVAFRSDLGVDLDRFEQSVSPTHSESALARTMLDGTYWDRHPGVPGHVRRRVMSRLSGATTIADDTLPWRTLRDAIAGDDDQRPLPPVPWDRLDRQEHLLGGFTNHIGWPGARIYAGHTPNELDRPAKTVKAGVHGVPGGESVMLTDDLDPLSDAYRHRYMTVRETARVMTFPDDWKLAGPRGEQMRQLGNAVPVVLGEFFARKIAEALDEANQQP
- a CDS encoding endonuclease domain-containing protein, giving the protein MARPVKVPRELTVEPFSGSRAVAAGLITKRMLTGRTWCRLLHDVYIHVDSYHPDDHRMWCRAVATRLPTGAAIYGLSAAYLWGVDLLPQRGRATAPVHVAVPSIARPDPHPRIRYAKLALDHKHDVTPLFGMPVTSGVRTAYDLGRRLPRADALITLDAFLRRRTCTKAQLAAYVDAHPGRRHVNQLRELLSLADPLSASPMESRLRLLLHDAGLPKPTPQYEIRVQRKFIARVDLAYPQWRIAIEYEGDHHREQATFRKDVHRFNALHAAGWLALRFTADDVLRRTAQLTQTVRQAIADRSS
- a CDS encoding DivIVA domain-containing protein, translated to MRELWRRWRLRWQRRTMAATPPRDWPNGSGVYRLPDGRARNQRPTAYRPIRPWQIRAHHFPTLPRRARGRGLDPADVAAFLDRVAHDLGILYAELDRTIEQNDRIKDALRRWQTTQALAAQTTLNLPTWVGTTTSAAATRYAGQP
- a CDS encoding winged helix-turn-helix domain-containing protein, translated to MATPLYQQIADDIAEQIRAGVLKPGDRLPSTRQLMANYDVSETVIRFVMIQLKAQSLVYGQPGRGVYVRDPADGDESPRKHVSLRPVEDPKPEQ
- a CDS encoding very short patch repair endonuclease, coding for MTEGLQQSEHRWADKLPSARAWKGRKGRSRQSVVAEQDRAAGGHDRRWVDLGDGRRARASVELKLLPKSRRIRAYLRWSDRGKSPARYLGEVSHATRAENLAEGWRLAWSRELLAVKEPASDTSWASSPAVQTIMRANKGRDTRPERKVRSLLHKAGLRYRVNFRPVPSVRRTADIAFPRLRIAVFIDGCFWHSCPDHHRPSQRNAQFWREKFEGNRVRDRETDRILAEAGWTVIRFWEHEDPAEAAERVAEAIRQLATTRQSA